In the genome of bacterium, the window TTATTTGGTGACCATCCTCAGTGGTTCTATTTAGGGGCATCTTTTGGTTCCTCCCAGTTAGGATTTTTCATTATTGCGAAATCGGGACAAATTCTCCAGCAAAGACTGCACAAAGTGCACTTTGATTCATCAGCCATATATGGTGTCCCATCTTTTTTTGCCGCCAGTGCTTTGGTGGGGCAAATATAAACGCAGATACCACACTTTTTGCACCACTCATAGAAAAATATTAGTTTCCCTTTATGCTGTTCGATTCTTTTAGGAGTAATTGGATGAATAGCCATTCCTGAACCAAATACTCTATGGTTGGTCTGCTGACAGTCATTATTTTG includes:
- a CDS encoding 4Fe-4S binding protein produces the protein MKQNQNNDCQQTNHRVFGSGMAIHPITPKRIEQHKGKLIFFYEWCKKCGICVYICPTKALAAKKDGTPYMADESKCTLCSLCWRICPDFAIMKNPNWEEPKDAPK